A part of Aspergillus flavus chromosome 1, complete sequence genomic DNA contains:
- a CDS encoding putative C6 transcription factor rosa-like protein: MAGPGGGPPRKSHTKSRFGCKTCKRRHIRCDESFPQCRNCTKHNCRCDYMDVATVHDESSNTRKIPDLLMSAEIETEIKNWHITGVPPFPELVQYPRSCWSKLSRTDLRLIHHIIGLSIDLHRRGFSNSTIWAQKMPTFLNIAITNDFVMSSILTLSASHLAWITRNKETKQLAYHHRGVAIQGLHKAIGTFSKGNCDAILAASILLSWQASEWHSWASLQQGLTTVLNSMHPIWKHESELAMYLENQRYLGCTNTPMMTGYQFQDEDLVSLDQTTIALQNVQKRVAHNPEHYRRIGELLEFVRHFRRDLLSLTPEQAFERMQPLRRWLFWLPPAMLRGGDADLGALAILAQFFGIGVVLDSLFPDLGGAYLGPLSVGPIEDIYRIIITRSMSEPYNPDLQLASTIMELPRHIVAQYKSRLQWSPRTSLDYSPSPASPYHSMQDYTLASSSSPSSTATCAPYTPPLQSPPAVTIASSPFDVNGTYVTAPGAQSLYPPSPSLLSDPREELCEYSHTGSLHQSPTYPPPYVDDMVCGELSRVDGTVGLNVDLYGEPQQIVGGYSTAEPCWTGSICT; encoded by the exons ATGGCCGGTCCCGGTGGTGGCCCTCCTCGCAAGAGCCATACCAAGTCCCGTTTCGGCTGCAAAACATGTAAGAGACGACATATTCGTTGCGATGAGAGTTTTCCACAATG CCGGAATTGTACCAAACATAACTGTCGCTGCGACTACATGGATGTCGCTACCGTCCACGACGAATCATCTAACACCCGCAAAATCCCTGATCTTCTCATGTCCGCCGAAATCGAGACGGAAATCAAGAATTGGCACATCACGGGTGTGCCTCCGTTCCCAGAGCTGGTACAGTACCCACGCAGTTGTTGGAGCAAACTCTCGCGAACCGATCTTCGTTTAATCCACCACATTATCGGATTATCCATCGACCTACATCGTCGTGGCTTTAGTAACTCCACGATCTGGGCGCAGAAGATGCCAAC ATTCCTCAACATAGCGATTACCAATGACTTTGTCATGAGTTCCATCCTTACTTTGTCGGCGTCACATTTGGCCTGGATCACGCGAAATAAGGAAACTAAACAGCTCGCCTATCACCACAGGGGGGTTGCGATTCAGGGCTTGCACAAGGCTATCGGTACTTTCTCGAAAGGCAACTGTGATGCTATCCTCGCAGCCTCCATCCTCCTTTCCTGGCAGGCTTCGGAATG GCATAGCTGGGCGTCCCTGCAACAGGGACTCACAACCGTTCTGAACTCAATGCATCCGATCTGGAAACACGAATCCGAACTAGCCATGTACCTGGAGAACCAAAGGTACTTGGGATGTACTAATACCCCAATGATGACGGGCTACCAGTTCCAAGATGAGGACCTTGTTAGCCTCGACCAAACGACCATAGCCCTTCAGAACGTCCAGAAGCGCGTTGCTCACAACCCCGAACACTACCGTCGGATCGGAGAACTCCTTGAATTCGTACGCCATTTCAGGCGAGATCTTCTGTCCTTAACTCCGGAACAGGCCTTTGAGCGCATGCAGCCCCTGCGAAGGTGGCTCTTTTGGCTTCCCCCGGCCATGCTCCGAGGTGGAGACGCAGACCTAGGAGCCCTCGCCATTTTGGCTCAATTCTTTGGTATTGGCGTGGTTTTGGATAGTTTGTTCCCTGACCTAGGAGGCGCATACCTCGGCCCGCTATCCGTCGGCCCCATCGAAGACATCTATCGAATCATTATTACTAGGAGCATGTCGGAGCCGTACAACCCTGATCTCCAGTTAGCCTCGACCATTATGGAATTACCTCGACATATCGTCGCCCAATATAAAAGCCGCCTTCAGTGGTCGCCGCGGACCTCCCTCGACTACTCGCCGTCTCCCGCGAGTCCTTACCATTCTATGCAAGATTACACTCTGgcgtcatcatcctctccttcctctacCGCTACATGCGCACCTTACACCCCGCCGCTCCAGTCTCCCCCAGCCGTGACGATCGCTAGTTCTCCATTCGATGTAAATGGAACCTACGTCACAGCACCAGGCGCCCAGAGTCTTTACCCACCGTCTCCAAGTTTGCTCTCCGACCCACGAGAAGAACTGTGTGAGTACAGCCATACCGGCTCGCTCCATCAGTCGCCCACATATCCACCACCATATGTGGATGATATGGTTTGCGGGGAGCTATCGCGAGTGGACGGAACTGTCGGACTGAACGTGGATCTCTACGGTGAGCCTCAACAAATCGTGGGAGGATATAGCACTGCGGAGCCGTGCTGGACAGGAAGTATCTGCACCTGA